The following coding sequences lie in one Musa acuminata AAA Group cultivar baxijiao chromosome BXJ3-1, Cavendish_Baxijiao_AAA, whole genome shotgun sequence genomic window:
- the LOC135628385 gene encoding uncharacterized protein LOC135628385 translates to MRAAVCAQIAPRLVLFRPSPPRLRFPLRQHRPPRFPIVSPFPPPPPRSCSTMESARVDNDGDKAEKMEEKPKPEAEPSPPEKPLPGDCCGSGCVRCVWDIYYEELEAYNQMLASRSKGSQS, encoded by the coding sequence ATGCGCGCCGCCGTCTGTGCCCAAATCGCCCCCCGGCTCGTCCTCTTCCGCCCCTCTCCTCCTCGTCTTCGCTTCCCACTTCGCCAACATCGTCCTCCGCGGTTTCCGATCgtttctccttttcctcctcctcctcctcgttcttGTTCCACCATGGAATCTGCTAGGGTTGACAACGATGGCGATAAGGCGGAGAAGATGGAAGAGAAACCTAAGCCAGAGGCGGAACCCTCGCCTCCCGAGAAGCCGCTGCCCGGCGATTGCTGCGGGAGCGGATGCGTCCGATGCGTCTGGGATATCTATTACGAGGAGCTGGAGGCCTACAACCAGATGCTCGCCTCCCGATCCAAAGGTTCCCAATCCTAG